GGCCAGCGGAAGCAACGCGGTGAATGTGAGAGCCAGCAGGTTACCGGCTCTCAGGAATTTATTTTTCATGGCTTTTAAAAATATTAAACTGAAATGCGGAGATCAGTAGGTAAAAACGGTGCGCATCGTATAGGCATCCATTTTACTGCCGGTGTGCCGGTATTTGGTCAGTAATTCTTTGGGATAGCCGTCGGGATTATAGGTGTATTTGTAATCGTAAGGTTCATACTCCGGGCGCCCGTGACCGTAATGCTTTCTTGGGAAAGTCCTGTTGTGCATATCGTGCTGGGAAAAGTTCAGCTCGGGTAGCCTTAGGTGGGCGTAGGGGTTCAGGCTGTTGTCGTAGTCGTAATAGCCTTCCTCATTACCGCCGTTATGACTTGCATAAATGTCGTAGATCGTGCGTCCTGCTGCCATTTTCCGGGAATAATAGTCAGTATACTTTCCATTTTCCAGATGGTACTGTACATCAATGCGGTAAGCCTGCTGATTCCCGGAATAGGTGTCAAGTAAAAAGTAGCCGGCCTTTGCGGAGATTTTTTCCAAACCTTTCACTTCTTCCAAAGCCACCACGCGGTGCTGGTTATCGTAGCGGGCGGTCAGCGTTTTAACCGGTTTATTACCCTCGTCGTAGCTTTTAATGGAAGTAATGTCTCCATTGGTGTAGGCAAACAAGTCTGTCTGCATAATATAATTGCTAAAATCCGCCCGCTTGCCCCAAATGGTCCGTTTGGTAATGTCGCCGTTGGCTGCATACTCATAATCGGTTTTGCTGAGCGGCGTGTTTTTACCCTCTACAATTTTTACCTCCACGATGGATTTGATTTTTTTAGGTTCAATCTGCAAACCGATCGTGTAGGAGGCATTGTCCTGCAACTCTGCCTGCGTGAACGTCCGCTCTGCCTGGCCTCCCCATTTGTTGATCGTGAAGTGGAAACGCGCGCCTTTGGCTGGGATATAAATGTCGTCGGGGCCAGGTAAATAGTAGATTTTGTAATCCATTTCATTCTTCGTATCCCAGCTGCGGACGATCAGCTGGACGGGTATGCTGTCGTACACGATTTGCCCCACTTTAATAACCGGCCGGATCGTGATCCGCTTGTCCGACGGCGGTTGCGGCTGGGGCTCCTGGGAATCAAGGGAGTCGGGCGGGGTGTGGCCGCCATCCTGGCCGGTCGTGTCCACAGGGTTTTCAATGTCGGTATCCGGCTCGATAATATCTTTTTTACACGAAAAAGCGGTGAAAAGCAGTAAAGCGGAGGTAATGAGGATGATTAACTTTTTCATGGCTAAAATGAATTTGAAACTGACTTTTTAAAACAGATACTAACTTTTTGGGCATAACAAAGCCGGTCTGCCTTTTTTCAGGGGGCATAAACGTAACAGGTTATACGAAGTGGGTATGCAGGCTACACGATCCGGTTTTTGAGGGCTTTGGCCACGGCCTCGCTTTTGGAGTTCACCTGCAATTTTTCATAAATGTTGCGGATGTGGGTCCGCACGGTGTCAATGGAGATATTCAATGCAGCTGCCACCATTTTATAGCTATTGCCGTCGACCAGCGATTTGAGTACTGCCTTTTCTTTTTCGGAAAGACCGTAGTTTTCGTCGCCTGGCGACATGCCGGCAAACATTTGAAGCACCTGCGTGGCAATAGATGAATTCATCGGCGCGCCGCCTTCGTTCACGTCGCGGATCGCGCTGATAATGGCGGAGGGGTTGCTTTTTTTTAACACATAACCATTGGCGCCGAAGCGGATCGCATCGTAAATGTTACGGTTATCGTCGAATACGGTGAGCATGATGATTTTGACCTGCTGGTTTCTCTTGCGGATCATCCGCACGCCATCGATGCCGCTGGCACCGGGCATATCAATGTCCATCAGCACCACGTCCGGTTTGAGGAGTGCCACGTCGGCAGCGGCATCTTCGCAGTTCCCGAATTTCCCGACAATAGCAAATTCCTCTGTGCCGTCGAGCAGCAGGGCCATCGTTTCGCGGAATTGCTCCACATCGTCGTAAAGTAGTACGCGTATCATATTTCTCGTTGTTATGGCTTTGCTTCCTGGTCCGAAGCGTTTGGTAATGCAAAGATCATCGCCCGCCAACTCCCGAACAACGCATATTTATGCGATCGGCATGAATAATTCAATGCTTGTGCCCGCCCCGCGCTGCGACCTGACCGTCAATGTACCCTTTACATTCCCTGCGCGGAGCTGCATATTTTTCAGCCCATTTCCCCTGACCGCACTGCCTGCCTGCGGAATTTCGAAACCCACGCCATTGTCCGTAATGCGCAGTGTAAGCTGAGTACCTTTTTTTGCCAATGAAATTACCACGAGACTGGATTCGGCATATTTCACAATGTTATTCAGCGCCTCCTTGAAGATCAGGAAAATCTCGCGTCGCGCTTCCATCGAAAAATGCAGCTCTGGGACCGCGGGGTCGATCTCGAAGCGGTAGTCGATTTGCTTGGGTTCGAGGATGTTTCCGGCCGTTTCTTTCATCCGGGTTACGATTTTGGCTATGCTGTCGTTCACCGGGTTGATACTCCACACGATATCGTCCATCGCGTCCATCATCTGGTGGGTGCTCTGGCTGATCGTGCTCAAATATTGTTTGCTTTTTGTTTCGTCCAGTGATTTTTGTTGTAAAGCAATGTTGCTGAGGATATTAATTGTACTTAGCGTGGAGCCCATGTCGTCGTGCAGGTCCCGGGCGAGGCGGTTGCGTACCTTTTCGATATGTAACAATTTCTCGACGCGCTGCCGGTGCAGGTAAAAAAGCACGCAGGCGGTAACCACGGCTAGCAGCAGATAAAACCAGATCGTTTGCCAGAAAGGTGGCTGAATGCGCAAGTCGAAACGGGTAACTTTCGAAGAATATTCGCCCAGCT
This Dyadobacter sp. UC 10 DNA region includes the following protein-coding sequences:
- a CDS encoding response regulator transcription factor, translating into MIRVLLYDDVEQFRETMALLLDGTEEFAIVGKFGNCEDAAADVALLKPDVVLMDIDMPGASGIDGVRMIRKRNQQVKIIMLTVFDDNRNIYDAIRFGANGYVLKKSNPSAIISAIRDVNEGGAPMNSSIATQVLQMFAGMSPGDENYGLSEKEKAVLKSLVDGNSYKMVAAALNISIDTVRTHIRNIYEKLQVNSKSEAVAKALKNRIV